acACCAAGGCCCTTACAAACGCACCCCAGACATTTGGGATTTGCAGTAAGTGTCTTATAACAGGGAGCAGTAAGAGAATCCAGCTCAGTCACAGCTTCCAGAGCTCAGCCTGACAGAATCTTTTCCCAACATCAGTCCCACCACCACATGGGTAAGTGATGGGAAGGGGAtgatatactgtataatgggcactaggggcagcaaaGGTGGGTAGACACACCCTGAGCTGTTTTGGAGGAGccctgtctattccacacccaTGCCCTGCCTGCTGGGCCACTACTTTTAATTACAAGATATCGGGACGTCATCCTTACCCAATTGtttattgttttccccctcactctcctccccctccatacCTAGCTGGGCTCTATATAACCCGCCCCGAGACGGTCAGGAGGATCAGGGCGAGGTTCAGCTCAACAGATGCTGGGATCCATTGTTCTATTGACAGCGAAGGAACAAGGACTTAGGTAAGTTGCAGTAGATTCCACCAGCTGGGAGTGAGGAGAGAACAGTCTCATATGGGGATTCTATTGCAGGGTTTCTTTCTGAGAGGCAGCATGATCCAGTGGCTATGGAAGAAGACCtcggagccaggattcctgggttcagaGCATGGGGAGCAGTAGGAGAGAGGACAGGGTGTAGGGGCTGGTGTCAGTGGGGCTTAGTGCAACACGTCGCACAGTGGGATGGGAATAattatagaatcgtaggactggaagggatgttgataggtcatctagtccagtctcctgtactcatggtaggactaagtactatctagaccatccctgacaggtgtttgtctaacctgctcttaaacatctccaatgatggagactccacaacatccctaggcaatttattccagtgcttaaccaccctgacagttaggaagtttttcctaatgtccaacctaaacctcccttgttgcagtttaagcccattgcttcttgtcctatcctcagagattaaggagaacaattttctccctcctcctagttacaaggagggggcagggttttgggggcagagtgggatgggagagggaagagGCTTTGGGCCCAGCAGGTTCCATAGAGGAGGCAGATCCCCACCCCGAACCATCTCGAACCATCTCCATCCATCTCCCCCTTGTGTCCCCGCTGCAGGTCGATCCAGCAACAGACACAGCCATGGCTCTGAGGGGACCCCGCCCCACATTCCTGCTGACCCTCGCCTTGCTGGCTGCCTGTGTGGCTCTGACCCTCGGGCAGAGGTGGAACCTGCTGAATGACATATTCCGGAAAGACCATGTGGACTACCCCAAGACACGCGCCATCAACAACAACGCCTACTGCAACAAGATGATGTGGGACCGGGTGATGTACTTGAGGTACACCAACACCTTCATCCATGCGACGGCCAAGGATATCAACAAAGTCTGCACAACGTCTGGGTTATCCGCTGGGCCCTACCGGCACGTGAGCACGAGTTTCTTCAGCATCACCACCTGCACATTTAACCCCTGGAGTATCTCTTACACCGGGATCAGCGCAAAACAAAAAATCGTCATCTCCTGCTTGAATCGTCTCCCTGTTTTCTATGTGAAGAGCACATAGGGCCAGCGCTAGGCATGGAGGGTAGGCAGGggaccctgctgcttcctccaatCCTGCTCCGGCTCCTTCGTGACAGTCACCACATCTAGCTCCTCACCTACCTCTGAACACAGGACAAATTGTACAGGTGTTTCGTCCCctcaccttctgctgccccaAGTGCCCATTATATATATCgccgctccttccccacccccaccctctgctgcccctagtgcccattatacagtatagccgccccttccccacccccaccctctactgccccagtgcccattatacagtatagccaccccttccccacccccaccctctgctgcccctagtgcccattatacagtatagccacccctttcccaccctcaccccatcccacgtCATTTCCCAGCTGCCACAAATAGCGGTCATGTCAAACTCTGTCCGTTCATTAAGAACTATCCACCAGTTTCACCCTGCTGGTGATGCGTATTCACTCTAAGAATGGATAATCTTCACTTTTGTCATATTAAGTGTTATATTTGTCATTGTTCTCTTCATTAATTTTGAACATGTTCCCCTTGCCTGCCATTCTCTGTGCTCCCTAAACACAATAAAACCTGAAACCTGCAAAGCAATTACTGTGTCACTGTAACGGGGTCGGCACCTGCCTCTCGCTAGTGACCCCTGTCTCTGGCCGAGGGTGCCTGCAATCACTCAGTTCTTTTCAGCAGGGCGCCACCCACCTCTCACGAGTGCCCCCTCCGGCTGATGGATCTCTTGGCGGATCTTTAGCGACTCAGTCCTCTGGCCAAACTGCCTACACTGCCCCTCCCTTCTGGGGTACACTGTCCAACCAGGCCTACCTCAGAGCCCTCAGTAATGTCTGTAGCCCTCTGCAGGCTCCAACATCTCTGTAGCCCTCCCCAGGCTCTGGTGCTCAATCTGACCAACAGGCCTAGGTCAGTACTCTAGTTGGCCAGTGTACATGTgaagggcttcctccctggatgCTCTTTGCCTGCCCTTTAGTCCTCTGACCCCGGCTCCCCAGCTGGGTCAGTCTCAATTCAGCTCCCTTCTGGAGGTAACAGCTCCACGGACAGTCCCTTCCCTGAGCATGTCTACACCcccctgttggggggggggcagtgatgggttggatcacagaaacctccttggggctgccaactgatgtgccaagactacttctgcccctgatttccctgccagctcgggactccagcaccctgtcttgctgagccagacacgccagtctgctccaacacagacccagggtctgaaccacatgccccaaagcagcagacttaactgaaagcaacttacagaagtgttcctgtctttaacactcagatgcccaactcccaatggggtccaaaccccaaataaatctgttttaccctgtataaagcttatacagggtaaactcataaattgtttgccctatataacactgatagagagatatgcacagctgtttgcccccccccccccggtattaatacatactctgagttaattaataagtaaaaagtgattttattaaatacagaaggtaggatttaagtggttccaagtagtaacagacagaacaaagtgaattaccaagtaaaataaaatgaaacacaagtctgagtctaatacagtaagaaaactgagtacagataaaaacctcacccttagaggaattccagtaagcttccttttacagactagtctccttctagtctggatctaacaatcactcacaccccctgtagttactgtcctttgttccagtttctttcgggcatcctggggggtggagaggctctctctttagccagctgaagacaaaatggaggggtctcccaggggtttaagtagactttttcttgtgggtggagaccccctcctctcttctatgcaaagtccagctccaagatggagttttggagtcacatgggcaagtcacatgtccatgcatgactgagtttcttaccagtcaagcacattcctgggaaagctccgatgtggattggcatcttcgaattcattgttggcttaagtggttcttgattgggcacttaatttgcacattcttttgaaaagaagctgaccaaatactttactaaggttatttagaaatcaagcaagtatagagccaatattcctaacttcaagtacaaaaatgatacatgcatacaaataggagaaatgtattcagtagatcataacctttacatagatatgttacatggcatatgtagcataaaacatattccagttatatcatatatacattcataagcatattcccatgaagccttatggggtataCCATCACAGGGGGGGTGGGACCTAGGCTCACCCAgtaccctgggtcccagcccagggaccctctatgTAGCAGCCATGTGCCACATCTCTTTAACTAACTGTATTTCCCTGAGGCACTTCCCTGTAGCCTGTCTTAAGTGAATATTGGAAGCCAGACAGTAGCTATtccctcacttccctggtccctgccagcaactacCTGCCTTAGCCCTTGCAGCTCCCTCCGTCCCTGCTCAAAGACTGATCTACCCAGACTCTTTCAGCTCCTGCAACCAGCTTATTTCCttctcaatttgtctagctttctcttccagccattgaatcatgttatctgatagactgaagagtccagtatcaaatatttattccccatacaggtacttatagactgtgctcaagtcaccccttctctttgttcagctaaatagattgagctcctttgagtctctcactatacaGCATGTCATCTGGTCTTTAATCTTTCTCatggctcttccctgaaccctctctaaattatcaacatccttcttcaattgttgatgccagaactggacacggcattccagcagcagtcgcaccagtgccacaTTAAATTGAGCAAATTAATCCCTCTTCTCTTACTCGAGATTTCACTATCTATGCATCCCACATTATCCCTTCCAGCTACAGTGTCACGCTGGGAGCTCATGAGCAGATAATTATCCACCAAATCTTTTTTGAagacactgcttcccagggtagagtcccccaCCCTACCAGGATTGCCCTCCTGGTCTCTTCCTGGATGTATGACTTCACATTTTGCCAGATTAAAAACAGGTTGTGTATTTGGATAGATAGATTtttacaatttgtttttgacCAATTTGCATCTCCAGTAATAATTGTCTTCCTGACAGCACAAACTGCAAAGAGATGGGCTCATCCAGGATTCAAATCCCGATCTCGTCCACCCAAAATGAAACCCATATCCCTTAGATTTAGACCAACAAGCCGCTTGTGTAGAAAGGCCTGCAGCCAGCACCTCACCTCTAATTGTCACCACATGGCGCTCTCCTTGCACAGCCAATGGATCCTTTGTGCCACCTGCTGGTGcgaattcatcatcatcatctcctgtAGCAAACCACAGCTCCGCTCTCCGTCAGCGATTCATTGCCAAAAAACAGCTGGGAGCGGCATTCAAATATCACATGGGGAGATTCCAGCTCCTGCCCTTTGGGGGCAATTCTACTCAGCCAATAAGGAGATGGGGAAggtccctggggcagctccctgtAGGAATATTAATAAAGTAGATAATTAATTGGGTAATtcgttggggtttttttcctattaaatttttattaaattttaatttcacacacacacacaacaaattaCATATATATGGTAATAATTTGCTACCTAACCTTAATTACACTTGAAACATTTCATTATATATCGTATAAATGCTTAAAATATgtcaattatttgtattgcgatTTGCAAACAAACCAAATTTGTTTATAAAAATCCAACTGATTTTACATCTTATTCCGCCTTATCTTTATTTTATGTACAGAGAAACTGAAACACAAATAGAGTAAGATAACGAACAGAAGCAAACTTCAGAGGTGGGAAGGAAGtgggcagagaggagggagaaTTATTTGGTCAGTTAATTAATGATATCTTCCTCTAAGGTTTCTGTTTCACACACTGTCAGACAGGCCTGAGAATGTCATGTAGGGGTCTGTAATAAAAGCCAGCATCTGACTGGCCACGTGAATCATTGCAAGACGTATGCCTGGGGGAGGTTTAAGGAATTATGTATCTCTGGgcttagtctctagaaagcaccTTATGATGTTGTCTTATATGTCACCCTTTGTGTCCAATATTCTGGCTATCGTCACTTGAACCTCGGTTCTGTGCTCATCCACTCATTCTTGTTTGCAGTACGGATCTCGGTGATGATCCTGAGTGACTCTTACCAATTTCCTTTGGGAACCACAAACCCAGATGCTCCGAGAGCACCTGGTGGAACAGGGATGGGCACTCCAGAGGGCTGGAGGCTGGGCGAGTGCTTACAGCTCATATGTGCAGAGAGAACAAGGCCTTCAAGATACCGCTTGTGTtcccagaggcagctgctttCCCGGCAAGCCGGCCTCACAcaaagggtggggggtggggatggggcaccACACAACCCTGGGTACACCAGGAAGTGTCCTAGGGTGA
This DNA window, taken from Emys orbicularis isolate rEmyOrb1 chromosome 12, rEmyOrb1.hap1, whole genome shotgun sequence, encodes the following:
- the LOC135887249 gene encoding ribonuclease-like, yielding MALRGPRPTFLLTLALLAACVALTLGQRWNLLNDIFRKDHVDYPKTRAINNNAYCNKMMWDRVMYLRYTNTFIHATAKDINKVCTTSGLSAGPYRHVSTSFFSITTCTFNPWSISYTGISAKQKIVISCLNRLPVFYVKST